The Terriglobus roseus sequence TCGGCTTGAGCACGACCTTCCGGCCTCGTCGCGACATTGAGATTAGTGGCGCGCTAAAGGGCGAGGTGTGGCGTGCTCCGCTGATGTCTGCGGGTACGCACAGCAATGTCTATGGAGAAGCGCAGGTGCGCTGGTACTTCAAGCCGTAACTTCAGCGCGGACCAGGGCGTTTTTCCTTGCTGACTTTGGCAGCGTCCAACCGCCGTCCGAGTGCCTCGAACGCAGGCGTCGGTCCCGACCATTTCAGGCTGTCCACACTCTCAAACAGCGGCAAGTCCGCGCGCAGGGTGGCCAAGTCGCGGAAGAGCAGCGCATTCCCCCATTCCGCGCGTAGGGTCGCATTCAGACCACGCGGATTGCTGACACTAACACCCCACCGCAGCGGATCTTCCGGGATCGCTTCAAAGTGGCCGTACTTCGCCAGCACCGCGGCAGCACCCTTTGCGCCCCATCCCCGTAGGCCGGGGAAGCCGTCGGCCGCGTCGCCCACCAGCGCCAGGTAATCCGGGATGGACTCCGGCTTCACTCCGAACTTTGTTACCACACCGGCCTCGTCGCGCAGTTCGCGTTTGCGCCGATCAAACTGCAGCACACGCGTGCCGACGACGCACTGCGCAAGGTCCTTGTCCGGGGTGCAGATGAGGACGCGATCAACGCGCGGGTCACGCGCTGCGATGGCTGCGGCTGAGGCGAGGGCGTCATCCGCCTCCTGCTCGACCATGGCCCAAACCGTGACGCCCATTGCGGCGAGCGCT is a genomic window containing:
- a CDS encoding 5'-3' exonuclease; the protein is MDVHLIDGTYELFRHFYAWPSVREADGREVGAVKGVLASILALVKDGATHIGVATDQVIESFRNDLWPGYKTGAGINPDLWAQFPLLEEALAAMGVTVWAMVEQEADDALASAAAIAARDPRVDRVLICTPDKDLAQCVVGTRVLQFDRRKRELRDEAGVVTKFGVKPESIPDYLALVGDAADGFPGLRGWGAKGAAAVLAKYGHFEAIPEDPLRWGVSVSNPRGLNATLRAEWGNALLFRDLATLRADLPLFESVDSLKWSGPTPAFEALGRRLDAAKVSKEKRPGPR